One segment of Scomber scombrus chromosome 3, fScoSco1.1, whole genome shotgun sequence DNA contains the following:
- the thoc7 gene encoding THO complex subunit 7 homolog: MGAVTDDEVIRKRLLIDGDGAGDDRRINVLLKSFTKWCNSPGSPEEGFTQYQRMLGTLAQCEFSMGKTLMVYDMNLREMENYEKIYTDIEQNITSAHEKITECKKEILRAKRIRKNRQEYDALAKVIQQHPDRHETLKQLEALDKELQQLSHIKENVDAKLELRKKQFHVLLSTIQELQQTLENDEKSDNDDNNHESPAENGE; the protein is encoded by the exons ATGGGGGCTGTTACAGATG ATGAAGTTATTCGGAAGCGTCTTCTCATCGACGGGGACGGAGCTGGAGATGACCGCCGAATCAATGTGCTGCTGAAGAGTTTCACTAAATGGTGCAACTCTCCTGGGAGCCCGGAGGAAGG ATTCACACAGTACCAGAGGATGCTGGGCACACTGGCCCAGTGTGAATTCTCCATGGGGAAGACCTTGATGGTGTATGACATGAATCTTCGGGAAATGGAAAATTATGAGAAAATCTACACTGATATAG AACAAAATATCACGTCTGCACATGAGAAGATAACTGAATGCAAGAAAGAAATTCTGAGAGCAAAGAGAATACGAAAGAACCGCCAAG aGTATGACGCTCTGGCTAAGGTTATCCAGCAACACCCAGATCGTCACGAAACGCTCAA ACAGTTGGAGGCGCTTGACAAAGAACTCCAGCAGCTGTCTCACATCAAGGAGAATGTAGATGCAAAG TTGGAGTTGAGGAAGAAGCAGTTCCATGTGCTGCTGAGTACCATACAGGAACTACAGCAGACACTTGAGA ATGACGAGAAATCAGACAATGATGACAACAATCATGAGAGCCCTGCAGAGAATGGTGAATGA
- the LOC133977578 gene encoding ataxin-7 — protein sequence MSERAEDDVRGEQRRAARQQLKQQQQQIQRGEGSTAMATVAERRSLPSPEIMLGQPWSKWVDAAKLHGNDGAESEESFKDLGKNREAMRLCREDMPIFGQCPAQDDFYLVMCSHCSQVVKPQAFQAHYERRHSSASKPASTSPFPVPGRNRSSSGGLGSVAGVASGGIHGRPSTAGSSLSSSSTSSSNPKLLKQAKDKLQGIQRRPSFPSFRMLPPEKILTPAVKVEKMHLNVDSSAKLVQAPTAPATTSSSSTSSSSTTVSSNTTTITTSSSSALKPGLNCPSIPKPPLLAPGPIPNGKGHLSVLSEKKQDSSSSASSRRHITKKVAEREFNADIHCGVVDVTSRKQCTRSLTCKTHSLSQRRAVPGRRKRFDTLLAEHKNRAREREKDKDREPHQPHSQQNPPLREPHPSSHLAAAHDAHQVAHGNGPAPDATKPLPIGKPKFHSPGLPRLNSSHSGSTPADPAVVHESPHHPQTALDGFSRPSSDEGENEEREENAEKLDCHYSGYHPRPAAYCTFGSRLFGRGCYSFDRRWDRVRCALTTMMEKHVNSQMWKKIPLALENASSVAPTHRTSTNSHGSTPSSGFLGPPATLPQTPYSQSYEGKSMLSYGTTLNARSSPQGGAEHPAYGTTQARQVSSSPQMPSAHSSSSSSSSTPSLASGRALKSRSSSSSSTTKSSSSFRPKEISSGSSTPVIPNSTGGGNSGANSNSSSTSFSSGKKRKISSILSSSHSSSESSSSNANYSSSSSSFKKNCANVGSSGSTYHHSSLGPSSSLSLSSSHSGVHSVGLNCGPNVRTNSLSLKAEPSGGSAGGSSGPSARGPPSGSPAESIKRMSVVMNSSDSTLSLGPFVHHQSSSDHHTSFSHHSSDGRLEGKKRKSSPASSGINSGGGGGGLGGGGGAGPGRPKVAKSPAINNIHGKHGRSIPGTPGLPNNSHLHQPKARP from the exons ATGTCGGAAAGGGCCGAGGATGACGTCAGGGGGGAGCAGCGCCGAGCGGCCAGGCAGcagctgaagcagcagcagcagcagatccaGCGGGGAGAAGGCTCCACAGCAATGGCGACTGTTGCGGAGCGGAGATCCTTGCCTAGTCCAGAAATAATGCTGGGACAGCCTTGGAGCAAGTGGGTCGACGCCGCCAAACTCCACGGTAACGACG GTGCTGAATCGGAGGAAAGTTTTAAAGACCTCGGGAAAAATCGAGAAGCCATGCGTTTGTGCAGAGAAG ACATGCCCATATTTGGCCAGTGTCCCGCGCAGGACGACTTCTACCTGGTGATGTGCAGCCACTGCAGTCAAGTAGTCAAGCCCCAAGCCTTCCAAGCACACTACG AGAGAAGACACAGTTCGGCCAGCAAGCCAGCTTCCACCTCGCCCTTCCCTGTGCCAGGCAGGAACCGGAGTAGCAGCGGCGGGCTCGGGTCCGTAGCTGGAGTGGCGAGTGGAGGGATCCACGGCCGACCTTCCACCGCCGGATCCAGCTTATCCTCCTCTTCGACGTCCTCCTCCAATCCCAAACTCCTCAAACAAGCCAAAGATAAGCTGCAAGGCATTCAGCGAAgaccttccttcccctccttcagGATGCTCCCGCCAGAAAAAAT CCTCACCCCGGCTGTCAAGGTGGAGAAGATGCATCTGAATGTGGACTCGTCAGCCAAATTGGTGCAGGCCCCCACTGCCCCCGCCACCACCTCATCCTCCTCTACATCCTCCTCTAGCACCACTGTGAGCTCCAACACtaccaccatcaccacctcctcttcatcagcCCTTAAACCAGGCCTTAACTGTCCCTCCATACCAAAGCCTCCCTTACTGGCCCCGGGTCCGATCCCCAACGGCAAGGGCCACCTCTCAGTTCTCTCGGAGAAGAAGCAGGACAGCAGTAGCAGTGCCAGTAGCAGACGCCACATTACCAAGAAAGTGGCAG AACGTGAGTTCAATGCAGACATCCACTGTGGCGTTGTGGATGTGACGTCGCGGAAACAATGCACAAGATCTCTAACATGCAAG ACACATTCCTTAAGCCAGCGGAGGGCAGTGCCAGGGCGGAGGAAGCGCTTTGACACATTGCTGGCAGAGCACAAGAACAGAGCAAGGGAGCGGGAGAAAGACAAGGACAGAGAACCCCACCAACCCCATTCCCAGCAAAACCCCCCTCTCAGGGAACCACACCCCTCCTCCCACCTCGCCGCTGCCCATGACGCCCATCAGGTGGCTCATGGCAACGGCCCCGCCCCAGACGCCACTAAGCCTTTGCCGATCGGCAAGCCCAAATTTCACAGCCCTGGTCTTCCACG ACTAAACAGCAGTCACAGCGGTAGTACCCCCGCAGACCCTGCGGTAGTCCATGAGTCACCACACCATCCCCAAACTGCCCTTGATGGTTTTTCACGACCCTCCAGCGACGAGGGAGAGAACGAGGAGCGGGAGGAGAACGCTGAGAAACTGGACTGTCACTATTCAGGTTATCACCCTCGACCGGCAGCT TACTGTACCTTTGGAAGTCGACTGTTTGGGAGAGGCTGTTACTCCTTTGACCGGCGATGGGACAGAGTGCGATGTGCCCTAACCACAATGATGGAAAAGCATGTCAACTCTCAAATGTGGAA GAAAATCCCCTTGGCCTTGGAGAACGCCTCTTCCGTTGCACCTACCCATAGGACAAGCACAAATTCCCATGGTAGCACTCCCTCTTCAGGCTTCCTGGGCCCCCCTGCCACCTTGCCCCAGACTCCCTACAGCCAATCCTATGAGGGCAAGTCAATGCTCTCCTATGGGACCACCTTAAATGCCCGCAGCTCCCCACAGGGCGGGGCTGAGCACCCTGCCTACGGCACCACACAGGCCCGACAAGTGTCTTCGTCGCCGCAGATGCCTTCAGCCCACtcgtcctcatcctcttcttcttcaactCCTTCCCTAGCCTCAGGCCGGGCGCTCAAGTCCcgttcctccagcagcagcagcactaccAAGTCGTCATCGTCCTTCAGACCCAAGGAGATCTCCTCCGGCTCCTCCACACCCGTCATCCCCAACTCAACCGGCGGGGGCAACAGTGGGGCcaacagtaacagtagcagCACTAGTTTCAGCTcggggaagaagaggaagatcaGCTCCATCCTGTCTTCATCCCACAGCTCCTCCGAATCATCCTCTTCTAATGCCAactactcttcctcctcctcctctttcaagAAGAACTGTGCAAATGTCGGCAGCTCAGGGAGCACCTACCACCACAGCTCACTAGGTCCTTCATCCTCATTGTCATTATCCTCCTCCCACAGCGGAGTCCACAGTGTGGGGCTTAACTGTGGCCCCAACGTGCGGACCAACTCACTAAGTCTCAAGGCCGAGCCCTCCGGAGGTTCGGCCGGTGGCTCCTCGGGGCCGTCGGCACGTGGTCCTCCCTCGGGAAGCCCCGCAGAGTCCATCAAGCGCATGAGTGTGGTAATGAACAGCAGTGACTCCACCCTTTCCCTGGGGCCTTTTGTCCACCACCAGTCCTCATCTGACCACCATACCAGCTTCAGCCACCACTCCTCAGACGGGCGCCTTGAGGGTAAGAAGCGGAAAAGCTCTCCGGCCTCCAGCGGCATTAATAGcggaggtgggggaggagggctcggaggaggagggggagccGGACCAGGTAGACCCAAGGTGGCCAAGTCTCCTGCCATCAACAACATCCATGGGAAGCATGGGCGGAGCATTCCAGGGACGCCAGGGCTGCCCAACAACTCCCATTTACATCAG